From the genome of Medicago truncatula cultivar Jemalong A17 chromosome 2, MtrunA17r5.0-ANR, whole genome shotgun sequence:
gcaGCAACGCCAGTGCCCCCTATGCATTCATTCCATTCAAATAGGTTGGCCCCCCTATTTCCTACATTAATAACAACTTAAAAATTAGCATCACGATACTTGTTGAATGTATGAATAGTTCattatgaatttgtttttgaaattaccATTAGCATGGCTGTGTAATTGACTTGAGACTCGTGTGCTTGTGGGGGCTCATAAGTTGTAGGCGCAGAACAAGATACTCCATCAACCTAAAATGATTATGTCAAATTATTAAGCTAAGATACATGTAAAATTATGGCAGTCACCAAAACAAGTAAAACTAAAACAAGTACTTTAAATAACAACTCATATACCTGTGAACTTTTTTCTTTAGGTGGAGCGCGCCTAGATGTAGCGCGACTATGCTGTTTTTCCAGACAACTTTTGTGTCGCTTAATTCGCTTTGAACCGGGTCGTACCCTGAACCCCTTTGCTTGCATAAAATCCAAACTCACAACTTCTGGACGAGCACCATTATCACCGTTATTGTCCATAGCTTGTGTCCGaagttcaattattttcttgaaCATGTCATCTACACCATTATCAAGAAACTTGAGCCATTCTTCCTTGGGTGATGCTTCAGTTGCCGCTTTAATGAACTTAGAGACAACTCATCTGAACATTCGATTTCTAGACAAGTTAGGATCTCCTTCAACCTCCTTTCCCCTAAAATCTTGCACAACTCCAAAACGGGCTTCTCTTGTCCacctttttaaaatatagttGTCAGGAATTACCTTAACATCATTCAATTCAAACACTTTTAAAGCATGTGAACAAAGTATGCCAAAAGTATCAAATTTCCTACAACtacaagtgatggaatttgaaACACGGTTAAATGAAACTCTCCAAGATCCTTCATGTTTTGCCTTTGTGATGACATATTCACAAAGAGAGTCAGATTCATGTCTAATTGGTACAGATAAAGTTAAGAATAACTTAAACTCATCTTGAAACAATTCAAATACAGTGTGTGTGTATGTTTTTCCCATTTGAATTAGTATTGGTGCAGTTTCATATGCTAACCTTGCAAGCTTATGGGAGGATTCATACACACAACTCAATTCTTTTGCTCTCTTCTCCTCAACAACTATTTCAAAATGGTTGAAGAATTCTAGGATATTCACATTCGGTTTCATACAAGACTTGAAGTGAGCATTCAAACTTTCACTAACTTGTGTACTTCGCATACCAAGTGTTAACACTCCCTTCATATAACATGAagcccatttttttttaagctcaTAAGTTGAAATGATCCAAGATTTGTCATGAATATTAAATTTGTGGATCATGTCAAACCAAAGTTTCTCAAAATCTGCTTCAATGTCAATATCATACATGCATTTTTTGATATCACTAAGCAAAGAAGATCCTCCCTTCATCATGTTCCCAAGATGTTTAACTCCATTTTGTAACAAATGCCATGTGCATAAACCATGATGAGTCTCGGGCATCACATCTGCAACTGCCCTTGCCATTGCTTGATCTTGGTCAGTGAAGATCGTCtttggttttttgttgttgtgtgcCTGTAAGAATGTATCAAACAACCATCTAAATGACTCACTTGTCTCATCATACATTAGTGCCGCCCCAAATATGACTGAACCTCTATAATGGTTGAAACCAGAAAAAAAAGCAAGTGGTCTATTGGCATAGTTGGTACAGTATGTGGTGTCCAAAGAAACAACATCGCCAAAATACCCGTAATCCAAAATCATCTGTGCATCACACCAAAACACATTTGTAATATGTTCTTCTACATCCATCTGATATGCATGAAAGAAGGATGGATTCTCCAACAATTGTcgttgaaaatattttgaaagacATCCAA
Proteins encoded in this window:
- the LOC112419281 gene encoding protein FAR1-RELATED SEQUENCE 5, yielding MTSSDVDWKPKIGMGFDSMEEANKFWLAYSFRVGFGVRVRFANKKEDGSVSSCRLVCCKEGLKRKEKRYAYEGKYTRADVRTNCPVRITLSRKNGKLVINDFEEEHNHDLQNSETKHMLRSHRKITEVQAYEIDLANDSGLRQKSTFQLLSTQAGHRANVGFTEVDVRNYITARRKRSMAYGEIGCLSKYFQRQLLENPSFFHAYQMDVEEHITNVFWCDAQMILDYGYFGDVVSLDTTYCTNYANRPLAFFSGFNHYRGSVIFGAALMYDETSESFRWLFDTFLQAHNNKKPKTIFTDQDQAMARAVADVMPETHHGLCTWHLLQNGVKHLGNMMKGGSSLLSDIKKCMYDIDIEADFEKLWFDMIHKFNIHDKSWIISTYELKKKWASCYMKGVLTLGMRSTQVSESLNAHFKSCMKPNVNILEFFNHFEIVVEEKRAKELSCVYESSHKLARLAYETAPILIQMGKTYTHTVFELFQDEFKLFLTLSVPIRHESDSLCEYVITKAKHEGSWRVSFNRVSNSITCSCRKFDTFGILCSHALKVFELNDVKVIPDNYILKRWTREARFGVVQDFRGKEVEGDPNLSRNRMFR